TGAATAAATGCGGTAACTCACTTAAAAAAACGGGCGTATAGGAACCATTTCCAGCTACTAACGTATGACGAACATTGGCACCTATAAAAAAGGAATTGACATGAAAACTTTCTGCTAATTCGGGTTTAGCATAATGGGCTTCTCCTTCGGTATGTAAATGGCACACCTCCACGTTTCTTAATTCTGAGGCTCTTTCGGCTAATGCCTTACTTAAGATGGTGGGAGCTGCTGCTGCTGCCTGAAGGTAAACTCTATCATTAGACTTTACGACTTTTACAGCTTCTGCTGCGGTAACATATTGGGTCATAACTAAAATTTTAAACAAAGATAAAAGGGTAAGGTAAGGAAAAACATGATAAAACTCATTTGTAAGTTCTGATTATTCAAAATCGGTATAAAGTTGTACTTTTGCCAACTGAAATTAGAGTTATGATTATTCCAAAAACAGCTGAAGAAATTGAATTGATGCGTGAAAGCGCTTTGTTAGTTTCGAAAACATTAGGTGAAGTGGCCAAAGTAATTAAGCCAGGTGTCACTACCTTACAATTAGATCAATTAGCCGAAGAATTCATTAGAGATAATGGTGGAGTTCCTGGTTTCCTTGGTTTGTACGGATTTCCCAATTCGCTTTGCATGAGTCCGAATGCCCAAGTGGTTCATGGAATTCCAAATAACATTCCACTACAAGAAGGTGATGTAATATCAGTAGATTGTGGTGTTTTGAAAAACGGTTTTTATGGAGATCATGCTTATTCTTTTGAAATTGGTGAAGTGGCACCAGAAGTTAAAAAACTTTTAAAGGTTACTAAAGAATCTTTATATATCGGAATACGAGAATTCAAGTCTGGAAATCGTGTTGAAGATGTAGGTAATGCCATTCAGAAATATTGTGAAGGCCATGGTTATGGAGTGGTTCGGGAACTTGTTGGACATGGTTTAGGAACCAAAATGCACGAAGATCCAGAAATGCCAAATTATGGAAAACGCGGTCGTGGTAAACTATTCGTGGAAGGAATGGTAGTCGCTATCGAACCCATGATTAACATGGGGACTAAAAATATCAAGCAACTCAAAGACGGTTGGACTATATTGACTGCTGATGGAAAACCAAGTGCTCATTTTGAACATAATGTGGCATTGGTTAACGGAAAACCAGAACTGCTTTCCACGTTTCAATATATCTATAAAGCATTAGGGATTGTGAGTAATGAAGAAGAGGAGTTTCGAACAGAGCCTTTGGTTCTTTAAGCTATAACTCAGAGAAACACAAAGAAGACACAGAGATTCGCAAAGCAATGGATATAAACGAATTGACTTATAAAGTAATTGGACTAGCGATAGATGTTCATAAAGAACTTGGCCCAGGTCTTTTAGAGTCTGCTTATCAAGAATGTCTTTTCTACGAATTAAAGAATGCTGGTTTACATGTTGAAAAAGAGAAGTCTTTGCCAATAGTATATAAAGAAGTAAAACTTGACCATGGTTATCGTATAGATCTGCTGGTTAAAAATGTAGTAGTCATCGAAATAAAAACAGTTGAGAATTTTACTGATGTTCATTTTGCTCAAGTTTTGACTTATTTAAAACTAGGAGATTATCCCATTGGATTACTTATGAACTTTGACAGTAAAATATTAAAGAATAATATCAAACGATTTATAAATAAAAATTAAATTCTCAGTGTATCTCTGCGATACTCTGTGAATCTCTGTGAAACAACCATGAAAAAAACATTCAAGTTCATACTCAATACGATTCCTAGACCGATTCTTATTCGTTTAAGTATTGTCGTTCGACCTATATTGGCTTTAGCCTTAAAAGGAAATCGATTCACGGATCCTATTGATGGTAAAAGTTTCCGTATGTTCTTGCCTTATGGGTATGGCACCCAAAGAAATAATGTACTATCCCCAAGTACTCTTTCATTAGAAAGACATCGTTTGTTGTGGTTGTATTTACAAAACGAAACTGATTTTTTTACGGCTAAGGAAAAGAAAAAAGTACTGCACTTTGCTCCTGAACAAGAGTTCTATAAACGCTTTAAAAAACAAACCAACATTGATTATACTACGACGGATTTACTTTCGCCTTTAGCGGATGTTAAAGCTGACATTTGTAATTTACCCTTTGAAGACAACAGCTACGATGTTATTTTTTGCAATCACGTATTAGAGCATATTCCAGATGACACTAAAGCCATGCAAGAATTATATCGAGTATTAAAACCAGGTGGCATGGGGATTTTTCAGATTCCTCAGGATTTGTCTAGAGCTACTACTTTTTCGGACGACAGTATCGTAGACCAAAAAGAGCGAGCTAAAATATTCGGACAATACGATCACGTTCGGGTTTACGGCAGAGATTATTTTGATAAACTAAGAAGCATTGGGTTTAAAGTAGTAGAGGAAGATTACACTACTAAAATGACACCTGAACTTGTTGAAAAATATTGTTTAGCCCAAGGCGAAATCATTCCTATTTGTTACAAATAAAAAAACCACCACACTTTTGGTGTGATGGCTTTCCCTTTTATAATTACTAATTTATTCAGGCATTAAGACCCCAATCGTTTTATCTTTAGCTAAATATTTTTTAGCTACTTCCTGAACTTGGGCTACTGTTACGCCGTTAATTTTTGCTTCCATATCTAAAATGTCTTCTGGTTTGGAGCCATTAGTATAACATTTCGTGAAATTAGCCATCCAGTAACGGTTCTCCTTCATTTGTTTTTTATATTCTAGAAGTTCAGCTTGTTTGAATTTATCCAAATCAACTTGAGTAGGACCGTTGGCAATGATTTTATTCAGCTCGCCTAAGGTAGCCGTGATTAGTTTCTCTGTATTCTCAGGTCCACAAGGGAAATTAATATTGAAATTATAAGAACCATTAGGAACTTTATTCATACTACCTCTAGCATTTACAGTATATACCCCACTTTCTTGTTCTCTTATTACTTCTGTTAATTTAATGGTCAAAATATCTCCAGCTGCTTTCAATAAATAAGCCTCATCAGCATTATAGGTTGTATCGCCATAAAACATAATACTCACATTACTTTTAGGGTCTTTCCCTTTGTTCACTACTTTTTTTAGGTCACCTTTTAAAAATCGGTATCCTAAATCTTTTGTTGTTTCTCTATTATCATTGGAGGCAAGTGATGCAATGTACTTTTTAGCGAGATTCTCCATGATAGTATCATCTACATTTCCTACGAAGAAGAATTCAAAATCTCCAGCATTAGCAAAGCGTTCTTTGTATTTGTTATATGCTAATTGATAGTCCGCTTCTTTCCATTTTTCAGCCGTTGGGATAAACCCGTTCCATCTTGGATTTTCTTTATTCAGATAAGTGTATAATTCTTGTTGGAAATAGAAATTAGGCTGTGAAATTAGGTTTTGATAAAAGTTCGATTGTTTTTGTTTGTAGCCATCAAAGGCAGCTGCATCAAAATTCAAATCGGTAAAATAAGCGTGTATCATTTGGAAAGCATATTCCAAATCTTTAGGTGTTGCATTTCCTCTAAAGCCTTCTGTAGCATTAGAAATATAAGGTGTTACACTTGCTATTTTATCTGACATAAATTTCTCAATATCATTTTGATTTAGACCAGAAAAACCAGCTTCAGTAAGCCCATTATTAGCAAACATCGTTTTTTTCATCTCCTCGTTAGTATACAAATTGGTCCCTCCGAAACTTACTGCTTCTAATAAAATCTCATCATTTTTAAAATCAGTTTTCTTATAAGTTACTTTGGCTCCATTTGACAAGGTTAAGGTAGTAGCTCCAATTTTATCATTAGTTTCTTTTTTAACTATACTACCTTCTTTAATAGGGTTTCTCAACAAACTTTTGGCAACAGCCTTATCCTCGTAAGGTTTTAATTCAGCCGAATTTACTTTAATGGCAGCAAGTACTTCTTGTTCTGTTACTTTTTTCAAGCCTTCTTTTTCAGGAGCCGTTATAACAACTACTCTATTATCCTCTTTTAAAAAGTCTTTTATTAAAGCATTAACTTCTGTCAATTTAACCGATGGCAACATTTTTTGAACCGCTGGATAACTCCATTCTATACCTGGCATAGGCTCTTGTTGTAAGAAATTGGATTGGCATTCCCAAACAAAATTTTCAGACTCGCTCTTATCTCTGTCTTTATATTGACTCTCTGATCTAGTTAATACCTCTTTTTTAGCTCTTTCAAATTCCCCAGCAGTAAATCCAAATTTCTTTACTCTTTCGTTTTCTGAAACAAGGACTTTTAAAGCTTCCAATTGTTTGTTTTCGTCAATCATAGCAAACGATTGAAATGCTTGTTTGTTTCTAGCAAATGTTTCTCCATGATAAGTAAAGCCATAAGTAAAAGGCGGTGTTGGGGAATTAACTAATTCGTTCAATCTATTATTTAACATGGTAGTAAATAATACTTCAACTAATTCATCTTTAAGATCATTAATCGTTTTCTTTATTTTACGTAACCCATAATCTTTATATAAAAGTTGCACCTGTGTTTGTGCCGCTTCTTTATCACTTTCTATGGCTACAAAAGTTTCTTTATGATTAGGCACGTCAAAAGATTTTCTAGGTTTTTCGTTGGCCGGATTTTGATATTTTGAGAAATGATCCTTAATTTTTTGTTCCATTTGAGCTACATCAATATCCCCAACCACAATTACACTGATTAAATCTGGTCTGTACCAATCTTTGTAAAAACTCACTAATTTATCATACTTGAAGTTCTCAAGGATTTCCTTCTTACCAATAGGTAAACGATTAGCATACTGTGAGTTGTGCATCATTTTTGGAATATATTTATCTTCCATTCTTTTGTCAGCACCCAATCCTAATCTGTATTCTTCTAAAACCACACCTCTTTCTTTATCAATTTCTTCTGGCGTTAAGTTGGCATTGAATGCCCAATCTTCTATGATTTGAAACCCTTTTTCTAGTTTTTCTGGATTATCCGATGGGATAGGAAGAAAATAAACGGTTTCATCAAAACTGGTATACGCGTTTAAATGTTGTCCAAATTTTACACCGATGCTTTGTAAATAATCTACCAATTGATTCTTAGGAAAACGTTTTGTACCGTTAAAATTCATGTGCTCCATAAAATGTGCTAACCCTTGTTGGTCATCATTTTCAAGTACAGACCCTGCATTGACAAGTAATCTTAAATCTACTTTGTTTTCAGGCTTGGCATTTTTTCGGATGTAGTAGGTTATTCCGTTTTTTAATGTTCCTTTTTTGACATTAGGGTCAAAAGGAATGAGATTGGTTCCCTTCAAATCCTGAGCAAACATTGCTGCTGGAAACAAAAAAAGGGCGAGCGTCGATTTTAAAATGTGCTTCATAAAAAAGTAAGGTTTTAGATGTTAATTGAAAATTATAACGGATTAATATTACATTTATTGTGAAACTACTAAATAAAAATAATTGAGACATAATTTTAACTCAATTTTAGCGTTCTAACTCAAACACATAAAAAGTGGCATAATTAGTGTGGTAATAATTATTATATTTACAGTTCGAAAACGAAAAAAATGAAGAAAAAAAACCTTTTCACTTTCACATTACTACTTCTAACAGGAATCATTTTTTCACAAACAGAAACAGAAGTAATCCCTCCTTATAATATTAAAACGGTCACTTTTGTTCAAAACGGACAGAATACTATACCCGTCTTTCAGTTAGGAGATAGTTTTCAGTTTCAATTTGATGATTTATATGCCACAGAATCCAATTATTATTACACCATTACTCATTGCAATTACGATTGGAAACCTTCACAACTATCCAAATCAGAATACCTTATAGGTTTTGATGATCAACGAATTCAAGATTATACTAATTCATTTAATTCACTTCAAGTATATTCCCACTATAACCTTTCGTTTCCGAGTAAATTGACCCAATTTAGAGTAAGCGGAAACTATGTGATTAAGATTTTAAATGATGACAAGGAAGTCGTTTTTTCAAGAAAATTTATCCTTTATGAAGATATAGTTTCGGTGCCAATACAAGTCAAAAGAGCTCGAAATCTTTCCATTATAGAGCACAAACAAAACTTAGACTTTTCAATAACTTCACCGATTATTAACTTTCAAAGTCCGTTGACCAATGTCAAAGTGATGTTACTACAAAATGGTAAACTGAACAATGCTATAACGAATATCAAACCACAATATACCATTGGCAATGACCTAATTTACAAATACGATACCGAAACACAATTTTGGGGAGGAAACGAATTTCTCTTTTTTGAAAACAAAAACATACGAGCTGCCAATAATAGTATAGCCGCTATAGATTCTAAAGGCGGAATTTACAATGCGCATTTATATACAAATCAATCAAGAGCCAATGCCCCTTATACTTATTTCCCTGATATTGATGGGAATTTTCTAGTAAAAAACATTAATGCACAAAATAACGATATTGAGGCTGATTATTCCTGGGTATTCTTTACGCTATCAGCACCAGCATATTATGGTAAAAAGAATATTTACGTTAATGGAATGTTCAATAATTACGCAATAGGTGATGAAAACAAGATGGATTATAATGCTGAAAAAGGGGTCTATGAAAAGGCCATTATGATAAAACAAGGGTTTACGAACTATCAATACGTAATTGCAGATGACAAAGGGAAAATAGATGAAGAAAATGCTATAGACGGCAATTTCTATCAAACTGAAAATAATTACTTTGTGTTGGTTTATTATAAAGAAAACAATCAACGCTACGACAGAATTATTGGAAAAGGAGTAGCAAGTTCTGTTGATATAACTAACTAAAAATTAACATTAAAATAGTTCATAGAACAGTATTTTTTGTAATTTTGAAATCGATAAACATTTCAAGTTCATGGTAACCCAAATAACAAGAGGTATAAAAATTTCGGTCTTGACTAGTTTTGAAGGCACCTACTTCAAGAACTATAAAATTCACTTTGCCTTTAGTTATGAAATCACCATTGAAAATCACAGCAAAGATTCCGTACAATTAAATTCACGTCATTGGGAAATATTAGATTCCCTTAACGATAAGGAAATTGTTGATGGCGAAGGTGTAGTTGGGAAAAAACCAGTATTAAAACCAGGTGAAAAACACACTTACAATTCGGGTTGTTTACTTTCCTCGCCATTTGGTGCCATGAGTGGTTATTTCAACATGATTAATTTTACTACCACCAAAACTTTTAAAGTGATTGTGCCTTCATTCAAATTAAGTGCTGCATTTGCTTTGAATTAATTTTTGGTTTGACTTCTTATTAAAAATTCAAAATTTCCTTTGTACTTTTGTGTGAAATTTAATAATTCATAGTTAATGAGTTATTTCATTTTCATATTGTCTAATTTTCAAAATTAAATTCCTATGCCAAAAGGTTTTTTTCATGTCCCAAAAGCGGCCAATGAACCCGTAAAATCATACGCTCCCAATTCTCCAGAAAAAGCTGCCGTTCTGGCCGCATACCAAAAAATGTGGAAAGAAACAATTGATGTTCCTAACTACATTGGCAACGAAGAAATTCGAACCGGAAACACTCGAAATATGACAGCGCCACATGATCATCAACATGTTGTTGGACAATACCATTTGGCAGAAAAAATCCATATCGAAAAGGCCATTGCCTCAGCTCTTGAAGCAAGAAAAAAATGGGCCAATATGGCTTGGGAACAACGTGCGGCTATCTTTTTAAAAGCAGCCGAATTAATTGCTGGACCTTATCGTGCCAAAATCAATGCTGCCACTATGATTGCCCAATCGAAAACTGTTTTTCAGGCAGAGATTGATGCGTCTTGTGAGCTAATTGACTTCTTGCGTTACAACGTAGAATTCATGACTCAAATTTATAACGACCAACCTAAGTCAGTTTCCGATGTTTGGAACCGAGTAGAATACCGTCCGTTAGAAGGTTTTGTTTATGCAATAACACCGTTTAACTTTACTGCTATCGCCGCTAATTTACCTGCAAGTGCTGCATTAATGGGAAATGTGGTTGTATGGAAACCAAGTGATAGCCAGGTTTTTTCTGCAAAAATAATAATTGATGTTTTCAAAGAAGCGGGAGTTCCTGATGGTGTTATCAACGTAGTTTTTGGAGACCCTGTTATGATTACGGATACTGTATTAGCTAGCCCTGATTTTGCTGGAGTTCATTACACTGGCTCCACATTTGTGTTCAAAGAAATCTGGAAGAAAATCGGAACCAATATTCATACCTATAAAACCTATCCAAGAATCGTTGGAGAAACGGGTGGAAAAGATTTCGTTTTGGCACATCCAAGTGCTAATGTAAAACAAGTCGTTACTGGAATCACTCGTGGTGGTTTTGAATTCCAAGGGCAAAAATGTTCAGCGGCTTCAAGAGCATATATTCCTCAGAGTTTATGGCCAGCTGTAAAAGAGCAATTAATTACTGATGTAAAATCTATGAAAATGGGATCGCCAGAAGATTTTGGCAATTTTATTACAGCGGTAATACACGAAGGTTCTTTTGATAAATTAGCTAAGTATATTGACCAAGCTAAAAAAGATGCCGATGCTGAAATTATTGTGGGTGGAAACTATGATAAATCAAAAGGATATTTCATTGAGCCTACTATTATTGTAACCACTAATCCCAAATACACTACAATGGAGACCGAACTTTTCGGACCTGTAGTAACCCTTTATGTTTATGAAGATGCTAAATGGAAAGAAACCTTAGCCCTAGTTGATGGAACTTCAGAATACGCTTTAACAGGAGCGATATTTAGTCAAGATCGCTATGCTATTGAAGAAGCTACTTTGGCTTTGCAAAACAGTGCTGGGAATTTTTACATCAATGACAAACCAACTGGAGCTGTAGTTGGAATGCAACCATTCGGAGGAGCAAGAGCTTCTGGAACAAATGATAAAGCGGGTTCTATGCAAAATTTATTGCGTTGGGTTTCTCCAAGAACCATCAAAGAAACTATGGTTACTCCTGAAGATTACCGTTATCCTTTTTTAGGAGAATAAAATTACAGTAGTATTCCATTTGCTATATTTTTAAAAAGTTCAAGTTTTCGCTTGGACTTTTTTTATACATTTGAAATTAATTATTGGATTGTCAACTTCATAAAAAAAATAAACTATGAAAATAAAATTACTTTCATTATTATCCCTAGTTTCTATGATTGGTTTTGCCCAACATCAGGTCAATTCATTTTATGGAACAAATGGTTTTGTAAGCACTGCGGTGACTACTGCCACTGCATTAACTCAAGGCTCGGGTGGTATTGATCAGAACTGGTCGTTTTCAGGCTTCGTTCCTCTTGGCTCCTCAACATACACCTATGTTGCTCCTACAACTACAGAATCTACCACTTATCCAGGTAGCACTAATGTAATTGTTACCACTTCAGCTACAGCTACTGGAAAGATGTTTACAAAAGCTGCTGGGACAACTATTTCGATAACTGGTTTAGATTCTTCAGGATTGAATATCAATTTTAATGGCGGTTCCAATGGAAGTGGTAATGCTACACTAGGAGCTTTCCCGATGGTGTATCCGTTTACTAATACAGACAACAACGTTAGTGGAAATTACGTCTACGGCACTAATTCGGGAACATTTTCAGGAACATTAGTTACATCTGTTGATGGTTATGGCGTTTTGAACTTACCTGATTATGGTTATACTGGTAATGTAACCCGATTAAAAACAGTACTTTCAGTTACTTTATACTTAAGTATTTTTCCAGTAGGAACAGCTTCTCAGACTACTTATGCTTATTATGAAACTAACGATTCGACAAACAATTTTAAATTTAGAAGTCTCAACACTGTTGTGGTATCCTCAGCAGCTGGTATCAACCAAAATGATACAACCTATGAAATAGGTACTATGCCAGTTTTGGGAAATACTTATAATACACTTCAATCGGTTTGGATTCAAAACCCTGTACAAAACACTATTGAAATAAACTCAGGAAATCCTATAGAGAATGCCAACATAAGTATTACCGATATGTTAGGCAAAACAATCTATCAAAGCAAAAACGAAACGATTAACGGAACATTAGATATTCCAATTTCATTAACTAAAGGGATATATCTCATCACTATAGGAAATGAAAACGGAAGTATAACGAAGAAAATTATTAAGAGTTAACACTAAAAAAGTCCCTAGCAGTAGGGACTTTTTTTAAGCTTTAAACTTTAATGGTAAGTGCACTACCTTTTTGGTTTCAAAGAATTCATCCGAGAAGAAATCGGCTATATTATATTCCTTGGCATAGGGAAACGATTTTAATTCTTCTGTTAAATCACCGCCTTTTAAATATAGAATTCCATTTTTCAAAGTGTGTTTGTTTTGCTTTTTAATTTTGTCTTTTATCCAAGAAACAAAATCGGGCATATTCGTTACGGCGCGGCTTACAATAAAATCATAATCCCCTTTAACTTCCAAAGCTCTAATTTGTTCTGCTTTTACATTTTTTAATTCTAATGCTTCGGCAACAGCTTTTACCACATTTATTTTTTTTAGAATAACATCTATCAAATAGAAACGAGTTTCGGGAAAAAGTATCGCTAAGGGAATTCCTGGAAATCCACCACCTGTTCCTACATCAAGAATATAGGTTCCAGGTTCAAAAGCTTGGATTTTGGCTATAGCCAAAGAATGCAAAACGTGTTTGGTATATAATTCATCAATGTCTTTACGAGAAATCACATTAATTTTGGCATTCCAATCTTGGTACAACGCTTCTAACTTTTGAAACTGCAAGAGTTGATTTTCAGTAAGATTAGGAAATTGTTTGATAATTTCTTCCATAACTTGATTTTTCAACAAAAATAGTGCTTTTGGTTAATAATTATGATTTGTTTATAATCTTTAAAATATTATAATAATTATCTTTGGGGAAAATTTGATTAATACTAAATGGAGACCACAACCCCAATATTTTCTAAGAACGACAATTTGAAATTCTTTAGAACCTTAAACTCAAGAGTTAATAATTATTTTAAGGAAAACAATTTAAACAGAACTGGAAATTGGAAATTACACTTGAAAACAGTTGTAATGTTTACCATTTTCTTAACCCCATACTTCATTTTGCTTGCTTTAGACATGCCTTTTTGGGTTTATCTTTTGCTTAATGTTGTTATTGGTATCGGAATGGCAGGCGTTGGAATGAACGTTATGCACGATGGAAATCACGGTGCTTATTCTACTAAATCATGGGTCAACAAATTCATGGGAGGTAGCATTTATATCTTGGCCGGAAATGTCTATAACTGGCAAGTGCAACACAACGTTTTGCATCATACTTATACTAATATTTTAGGTCACGATGAAGATTTAGAAGCGGGAAGAATTATGCGTTTTACCAAAGAAGCCAAATGGTATCGCTTTCACAAATTCCAACAATATTATTCTGTTTTCTTGTATGGCTTGTTAACTTTCAACTGGGCAATTACTACCGATTTCCTTCAAATGAAACGTTATTTGAAACGAAATTTATCTTATGGTGAATTCAAAAAACCTGTAGTTCGTTGGACGACATTGATCATTACTAAAATTATTTATTTCTCTATTTGGTTAGTAATTCCGATGGTTTTAGGCATCACTTGGTGGAAAGT
The window above is part of the Flavobacterium sp. N1994 genome. Proteins encoded here:
- the map gene encoding type I methionyl aminopeptidase, with protein sequence MIIPKTAEEIELMRESALLVSKTLGEVAKVIKPGVTTLQLDQLAEEFIRDNGGVPGFLGLYGFPNSLCMSPNAQVVHGIPNNIPLQEGDVISVDCGVLKNGFYGDHAYSFEIGEVAPEVKKLLKVTKESLYIGIREFKSGNRVEDVGNAIQKYCEGHGYGVVRELVGHGLGTKMHEDPEMPNYGKRGRGKLFVEGMVVAIEPMINMGTKNIKQLKDGWTILTADGKPSAHFEHNVALVNGKPELLSTFQYIYKALGIVSNEEEEFRTEPLVL
- a CDS encoding GxxExxY protein; this encodes MDINELTYKVIGLAIDVHKELGPGLLESAYQECLFYELKNAGLHVEKEKSLPIVYKEVKLDHGYRIDLLVKNVVVIEIKTVENFTDVHFAQVLTYLKLGDYPIGLLMNFDSKILKNNIKRFINKN
- a CDS encoding class I SAM-dependent methyltransferase, with the translated sequence MKKTFKFILNTIPRPILIRLSIVVRPILALALKGNRFTDPIDGKSFRMFLPYGYGTQRNNVLSPSTLSLERHRLLWLYLQNETDFFTAKEKKKVLHFAPEQEFYKRFKKQTNIDYTTTDLLSPLADVKADICNLPFEDNSYDVIFCNHVLEHIPDDTKAMQELYRVLKPGGMGIFQIPQDLSRATTFSDDSIVDQKERAKIFGQYDHVRVYGRDYFDKLRSIGFKVVEEDYTTKMTPELVEKYCLAQGEIIPICYK
- a CDS encoding M16 family metallopeptidase is translated as MKHILKSTLALFLFPAAMFAQDLKGTNLIPFDPNVKKGTLKNGITYYIRKNAKPENKVDLRLLVNAGSVLENDDQQGLAHFMEHMNFNGTKRFPKNQLVDYLQSIGVKFGQHLNAYTSFDETVYFLPIPSDNPEKLEKGFQIIEDWAFNANLTPEEIDKERGVVLEEYRLGLGADKRMEDKYIPKMMHNSQYANRLPIGKKEILENFKYDKLVSFYKDWYRPDLISVIVVGDIDVAQMEQKIKDHFSKYQNPANEKPRKSFDVPNHKETFVAIESDKEAAQTQVQLLYKDYGLRKIKKTINDLKDELVEVLFTTMLNNRLNELVNSPTPPFTYGFTYHGETFARNKQAFQSFAMIDENKQLEALKVLVSENERVKKFGFTAGEFERAKKEVLTRSESQYKDRDKSESENFVWECQSNFLQQEPMPGIEWSYPAVQKMLPSVKLTEVNALIKDFLKEDNRVVVITAPEKEGLKKVTEQEVLAAIKVNSAELKPYEDKAVAKSLLRNPIKEGSIVKKETNDKIGATTLTLSNGAKVTYKKTDFKNDEILLEAVSFGGTNLYTNEEMKKTMFANNGLTEAGFSGLNQNDIEKFMSDKIASVTPYISNATEGFRGNATPKDLEYAFQMIHAYFTDLNFDAAAFDGYKQKQSNFYQNLISQPNFYFQQELYTYLNKENPRWNGFIPTAEKWKEADYQLAYNKYKERFANAGDFEFFFVGNVDDTIMENLAKKYIASLASNDNRETTKDLGYRFLKGDLKKVVNKGKDPKSNVSIMFYGDTTYNADEAYLLKAAGDILTIKLTEVIREQESGVYTVNARGSMNKVPNGSYNFNINFPCGPENTEKLITATLGELNKIIANGPTQVDLDKFKQAELLEYKKQMKENRYWMANFTKCYTNGSKPEDILDMEAKINGVTVAQVQEVAKKYLAKDKTIGVLMPE
- a CDS encoding DUF5103 domain-containing protein, producing the protein MKKKNLFTFTLLLLTGIIFSQTETEVIPPYNIKTVTFVQNGQNTIPVFQLGDSFQFQFDDLYATESNYYYTITHCNYDWKPSQLSKSEYLIGFDDQRIQDYTNSFNSLQVYSHYNLSFPSKLTQFRVSGNYVIKILNDDKEVVFSRKFILYEDIVSVPIQVKRARNLSIIEHKQNLDFSITSPIINFQSPLTNVKVMLLQNGKLNNAITNIKPQYTIGNDLIYKYDTETQFWGGNEFLFFENKNIRAANNSIAAIDSKGGIYNAHLYTNQSRANAPYTYFPDIDGNFLVKNINAQNNDIEADYSWVFFTLSAPAYYGKKNIYVNGMFNNYAIGDENKMDYNAEKGVYEKAIMIKQGFTNYQYVIADDKGKIDEENAIDGNFYQTENNYFVLVYYKENNQRYDRIIGKGVASSVDITN
- the apaG gene encoding Co2+/Mg2+ efflux protein ApaG, whose product is MVTQITRGIKISVLTSFEGTYFKNYKIHFAFSYEITIENHSKDSVQLNSRHWEILDSLNDKEIVDGEGVVGKKPVLKPGEKHTYNSGCLLSSPFGAMSGYFNMINFTTTKTFKVIVPSFKLSAAFALN
- the pruA gene encoding L-glutamate gamma-semialdehyde dehydrogenase, coding for MPKGFFHVPKAANEPVKSYAPNSPEKAAVLAAYQKMWKETIDVPNYIGNEEIRTGNTRNMTAPHDHQHVVGQYHLAEKIHIEKAIASALEARKKWANMAWEQRAAIFLKAAELIAGPYRAKINAATMIAQSKTVFQAEIDASCELIDFLRYNVEFMTQIYNDQPKSVSDVWNRVEYRPLEGFVYAITPFNFTAIAANLPASAALMGNVVVWKPSDSQVFSAKIIIDVFKEAGVPDGVINVVFGDPVMITDTVLASPDFAGVHYTGSTFVFKEIWKKIGTNIHTYKTYPRIVGETGGKDFVLAHPSANVKQVVTGITRGGFEFQGQKCSAASRAYIPQSLWPAVKEQLITDVKSMKMGSPEDFGNFITAVIHEGSFDKLAKYIDQAKKDADAEIIVGGNYDKSKGYFIEPTIIVTTNPKYTTMETELFGPVVTLYVYEDAKWKETLALVDGTSEYALTGAIFSQDRYAIEEATLALQNSAGNFYINDKPTGAVVGMQPFGGARASGTNDKAGSMQNLLRWVSPRTIKETMVTPEDYRYPFLGE
- a CDS encoding T9SS type A sorting domain-containing protein — encoded protein: MKIKLLSLLSLVSMIGFAQHQVNSFYGTNGFVSTAVTTATALTQGSGGIDQNWSFSGFVPLGSSTYTYVAPTTTESTTYPGSTNVIVTTSATATGKMFTKAAGTTISITGLDSSGLNINFNGGSNGSGNATLGAFPMVYPFTNTDNNVSGNYVYGTNSGTFSGTLVTSVDGYGVLNLPDYGYTGNVTRLKTVLSVTLYLSIFPVGTASQTTYAYYETNDSTNNFKFRSLNTVVVSSAAGINQNDTTYEIGTMPVLGNTYNTLQSVWIQNPVQNTIEINSGNPIENANISITDMLGKTIYQSKNETINGTLDIPISLTKGIYLITIGNENGSITKKIIKS
- the rsmG gene encoding 16S rRNA (guanine(527)-N(7))-methyltransferase RsmG, whose amino-acid sequence is MEEIIKQFPNLTENQLLQFQKLEALYQDWNAKINVISRKDIDELYTKHVLHSLAIAKIQAFEPGTYILDVGTGGGFPGIPLAILFPETRFYLIDVILKKINVVKAVAEALELKNVKAEQIRALEVKGDYDFIVSRAVTNMPDFVSWIKDKIKKQNKHTLKNGILYLKGGDLTEELKSFPYAKEYNIADFFSDEFFETKKVVHLPLKFKA
- a CDS encoding fatty acid desaturase family protein encodes the protein METTTPIFSKNDNLKFFRTLNSRVNNYFKENNLNRTGNWKLHLKTVVMFTIFLTPYFILLALDMPFWVYLLLNVVIGIGMAGVGMNVMHDGNHGAYSTKSWVNKFMGGSIYILAGNVYNWQVQHNVLHHTYTNILGHDEDLEAGRIMRFTKEAKWYRFHKFQQYYSVFLYGLLTFNWAITTDFLQMKRYLKRNLSYGEFKKPVVRWTTLIITKIIYFSIWLVIPMVLGITWWKVILGFLVMHYTAGVILSVVFQLAHVVEETENPIPDDNGEIENTWAIHQLFTTANFAPKNWLVNYYTGGLNHQVEHHLFPNISHIHYDKIAEIVKQTAAECELPYYEFKTTRAAIISHFRHLRELGRQPQLT